In uncultured Acidilobus sp. JCHS, the sequence GTCAGGGAGCTTAGGTACTGGGACACGTTCGTGAAGAAGGTCCCAGCGGTGGAGACTAGGCCCAAGCATGTAGCCGGGAAGCCCCAGGCTCGCTCCTATGAACGACAGGTAGGGGGAGTAGGCGCTGCCTATCATCCCCCTCGCCAGGTTGTACAGCGATATCCTCCTTATGCCCCTCCGCTGTCCTTCGTCGTTCAAGCCACTCGCGCACCTCTAGCGGCCGTTTTGACCGTTCCTCAGCGCCTTGACCAAATAAATAGGGCTCGGCCCAGGGTTAAGGCAGGGAACATGGCCAGAAGGGTAGAGGGAGTAGTAGTTCCTATGGTAACCCCTTTCAGGCCCGACGGCTCCCTTGACGTTGACGCTTTCCAGTGGCTCGCCAAGAGGCTTGTCAGCGCAGGCGTTGACGGCCTCTTCCCTAACTCAACGACGGGCGAGTTCGTTCACCTCACGGAGGAGGAGGCCGAGAGGCTCGTCAGGACGGCCGTGGCGGTCGCCCCAGCCGACGTTATGGTGCTTCCAGGCGTCAGCTCTAACAGGACCGAGGACTCCGTCAGGATGGCCAGGTCCTTCGTCAACCTGGGAGCCGACGGTGTTGTAGTTCTGCCGCCCTTCTTCTTCAGGGGCGGCGAGGAGGTCATGTACAGGCACCTGTCAGAGGTGGCCAAGGCTGTTGACGTGCCGGTGGTCATCTATAACAACCCCATCAACACGGGCGTCGTGGTGCCCGTCAGCGTCTATGTAAGGCTTGCACAGGAGTTCAGCAACGTCTCGGCGGCCAAGGTCACCTACGCCGACTTCTCCTACCTGCTCGAGCTCATAAGGGAGGTCAAGGCCGTCAGGAAGGACTTCTCAGTGCTGACGGGCCTCGACTACATGGAGCTGGCAGCCCTTGAGCTGGGAGGGGACGGCGTGGTCGGCGCCCTGGCTAACGTGGCCCCAGAGGTCCTGGTGGGCCTCTACAGGGCCTGGGACGCCGGCAACCTGGCCGAGGCCCTCAGGTATCACAGGGTCCTCCTCGAGCTCAGCAGGCTCTACTGGTACAGGAGGGCTGGCGTCGAGTCCCCAGCAGTTGTCAAGGGGGCCCTCGAGGGCCTGGGGACCCCAGTGAAGAGGTACGTCAGGGCGCCCCTCAGGCCCCTTACCGACCAGGAGGTAGCCGAGGTGACAGACCTGGCTTCAAGGGCCCTGTCAGAGCTTAGGCAGGGCTGAGGACCCTCTGCGCCCCTACCACTATGCCTGTCCCAGCCACGAACGCCAGGACGCCGAAGGTCAGGTAGAGCAGCGGGGCCCTCACTATATAGAGGCCTCCCGAGCGGGAGCCTAGTATCGTCTCGTTGTAGAGCTCGTAGGTGGCCAGGGAGTACGGGGTCCCGTTGGGGTAGCTGAAGCCTATGCTTGCCTCAAGAAGTACCCCGTCGGCCAGCGAGTAGTAGGCCGTCTCGTTCCCGATGAGCCCTAGGGGCGTGGTGAAGTTCTCTGCGAGGACGGCCACGGCGTGAGGCGACCCCTTGAAGAATATCACCTGGTGCGGCAGCCCGCTCAGCTCGTCCTGTGTGGCTAAGTAGGGCTGCGAGCTCTCAAAGACGTCCGTTGGCTGAACTATAAGCCCCCCGAGCTGGGAGAGCAGTTCAGCGCTCCCCCCAAACCTCAGCGGGTAGACAGCATAGGTTGTCATGCCCATGTAGGCCAGCTGGCTGGTCTGGTTGTACCTGACCATCAGCAAAACCCAGGCGCTCTCGTTCTTGGGGTACAGGTGGGCCGTGACGTTGTATATCAGGGCCACGTAGGTCGGGTTCTCGGGGAGGGACGAGTAATGGAGGGGCTCGTAGGGGGCCAGGAAGGCGTAGGCGAGGCCGAGGTAGAGGCCTAAGGCTATGACGCCTATGAGTATGAGGGCCACGCCCTCAGCCGTCCTCGGGTTCAAGGGTCCACCGCCTGTCAGGTCCCTGTTGGGCGTAAAAGCTTCAACCCTGCGAACGCGCTATCTAGGCCTCCTGGCTACGGCCTCGCCTGAACTACCCTCGCTCCGGCTGAGGGCCTGACGACCCAGTAGGCGGGCCTGTGAGGGAACCTCCTCACGTACTCCTCCGCCACCTCCTTACCCAAGGCCCCCCCAGCCCCCTTTGCAACGAGGGCTATGGCGGCCCCTCCGAAGCCGGCCCCAGTTAGCCTAGCCCCCAGGGCCCCGTGGGACACGGCGAACTTCACGAAGAAGTCGAGCTCAGGGGTGCTGACCTCGTAGTTCCTGGCAAGGTCCCAGTGGGCCTCGGTCAGTATCCTTCCGAGCTCGTCAATCCTGCCCGCCCTCAGCGCGTCCCTGGCCGCGACGACCCTGGCGTTCTCCCTGACCACGTAGCCTAGCCTCTTCCTCTGGATCTCGTTCAGCCCGCTGAGCCGCTCCTCCTTGACCTCCTTTGAGCTCCTGGCGCCCAAGGCCTTGAGCGCCGACTTAACGGTCTCAACCCTCTCCGAGTATGCCGTGGCGGCGATCGCCCTCCTGACCCCCGTGTGGAAGACCAGGAACTCGACGTCCCTTGGCACGGGCACCAGCTCATAGCTGAGCGTCTCGGTGTCGGCGAATACTGCCATGTCTTCCTCCCCAAGCATGACGGCCATCTGGTCGAGCAGGCCGCTTGGTACCCCCAGGAACTCGTTCTCGGCCACGTTTCCGAGCCTCGCAAGCTCCATCTTGCTCAGCCCGAGCCTCCCAAGCTCGTTCTGGGTCACGGCCACCGCCATCTCGAGGCTTGCCGAGGAGCTGAGGCCTGCCCCCATGGGCAGGTCCCCATAGACCCTGGCCTTGACGTGCACCGGCCTGAGGCCCAGCACCCTTATGGCGTGGTAGATCCCCTTGACGTAGTCTACCCACTTCCCCTCCCTTACGAGGGAGTCCCCGAAGCAGGCCTCCTCCCTGTAGGCCTCCGAGTAGACGCACGTCATGCCCTCCGTGGTTGGCTCAGACTCCATGTAGGTTGAGAGCTGTATCGCCATGGGCATCACGTAGCCCAGCGCGTAGTCAGTGTGCTCCCCGATTATGTTGACCCTGCCCGGCGACCTGACCAGCAACACCGCCTTCAGCCGCAGGAGCCTAGGAGGCCCTGGGTTTTCTGCATAGCTCTCTTGCAGGCCTCCCTTAGCCTTGACGCGTTCTCCTCAGGCACCCCGTCGTACGTGAAGTCCCACGTGGCGCTCTCAAAGCCTGCCGCGTACTTCAGCTTGTCCCTGTTCCTCAGGGCCGGGTAAACCTCAACGTGCATGTGGAAGTGAGGCCAGCTGCCTCTCAGGGGGGCCTGGAAGATGGCTAGCGTGTAGGGCATCTGCCTGTCGAAGAGCGCGTTGAGCGAGGCCAGGCCTCCCCTCAGGGCGTCGGCCAGGAGCCTCACCTCCTCGTCGCTTAGGTCGGTCAGGTACTGGACGTGCCTGAGAGGGTATATGTGAACCTCAAAGGGCCAGGAGGCGAAGAATGGCATGATGACAGCGAAGGACGGGTTCCTGTAGACCACCCTGACCCCCTCCCTCAGCTCCCCCTCAACTAAGTCGCAGACTAGGCACCTTCCCCTCCTTCTGTAGTATCTCCTCATGTTGTCAGCCATGAGCCTGGGCTTCAGGGGGAGGTAGGGGAGGGCGTAGTACTGGCCATGGGGGTGGGTCAGCGAGACCCCTATCTCCTCGCCCTTGTTCCTGAATATCAGGAGGTACACCACCCTCCTGTCGCCCATCTCCCTCCTAGTTATCGACCTCCACAGGTCAACCACCTTGGTCACGCTCTCAAGGGGGAGCTCATCAAGGTCCTTCACCTCATGTCTTGGCGTCTCGACAACAACGCCGCAGTAACCGTAGGCCTGGGCCTTCCTCTGAAGCTCGTCACCCCTCACGGGCTCCGCGTCCCTGGAGAGGGCGGCGAACCTGTTGGGCAGGTCCAGGACATCCCACCCATAGCCCGTCTCCTCTGCTCCAGGGCAGAAGGGGCAGTAGCCCTCAGGCCTCCACCTCCTCTGGGCCCTGACGCTCGAGACTATGATCCACTGGCCTGTCAGAGGGTTGTACCTAAGCTCCCTCAAGTCGCCTCAGGCGTATCACCATGGCCCGGCAAACATAAGCCTATGATGGAAACTCTGCCAGACGCTAAGAAGCGGCGAACGCCCTTGAGGGCCTTAAGGGCCGGCACAGATGATGGGAGCTGACCGTTGAAGTCTGTTAGCCCTCACAGAGGCCTTCTGAAGGCCCTCGGCCCGGACAGCCTGACTGCGGAGACCCTGTACAGCCCCTTCTCGAGCTCAAGGACGCTGGCGGCCCCTAGGCCTGACCTGTTGACCAGCTCCGCCGCCGTGTAAGCGCAGGCCTCGGAGT encodes:
- a CDS encoding Dihydrodipicolinate synthase/N-acetylneuraminate lyase, which codes for MTVPQRLDQINRARPRVKAGNMARRVEGVVVPMVTPFRPDGSLDVDAFQWLAKRLVSAGVDGLFPNSTTGEFVHLTEEEAERLVRTAVAVAPADVMVLPGVSSNRTEDSVRMARSFVNLGADGVVVLPPFFFRGGEEVMYRHLSEVAKAVDVPVVIYNNPINTGVVVPVSVYVRLAQEFSNVSAAKVTYADFSYLLELIREVKAVRKDFSVLTGLDYMELAALELGGDGVVGALANVAPEVLVGLYRAWDAGNLAEALRYHRVLLELSRLYWYRRAGVESPAVVKGALEGLGTPVKRYVRAPLRPLTDQEVAEVTDLASRALSELRQG
- a CDS encoding galactokinase; this encodes MLVRSPGRVNIIGEHTDYALGYVMPMAIQLSTYMESEPTTEGMTCVYSEAYREEACFGDSLVREGKWVDYVKGIYHAIRVLGLRPVHVKARVYGDLPMGAGLSSSASLEMAVAVTQNELGRLGLSKMELARLGNVAENEFLGVPSGLLDQMAVMLGEEDMAVFADTETLSYELVPVPRDVEFLVFHTGVRRAIAATAYSERVETVKSALKALGARSSKEVKEERLSGLNEIQRKRLGYVVRENARVVAARDALRAGRIDELGRILTEAHWDLARNYEVSTPELDFFVKFAVSHGALGARLTGAGFGGAAIALVAKGAGGALGKEVAEEYVRRFPHRPAYWVVRPSAGARVVQARP
- a CDS encoding putative redox protein, regulator of disulfide bond formation — protein: MKSLDLRGLDCPEPAIYFYREFGKLDVGETLEALMDSEACAYTAAELVNRSGLGAASVLELEKGLYRVSAVRLSGPRAFRRPL
- a CDS encoding galactose-1-phosphate uridylyltransferase, family 1, whose protein sequence is MRELRYNPLTGQWIIVSSVRAQRRWRPEGYCPFCPGAEETGYGWDVLDLPNRFAALSRDAEPVRGDELQRKAQAYGYCGVVVETPRHEVKDLDELPLESVTKVVDLWRSITRREMGDRRVVYLLIFRNKGEEIGVSLTHPHGQYYALPYLPLKPRLMADNMRRYYRRRGRCLVCDLVEGELREGVRVVYRNPSFAVIMPFFASWPFEVHIYPLRHVQYLTDLSDEEVRLLADALRGGLASLNALFDRQMPYTLAIFQAPLRGSWPHFHMHVEVYPALRNRDKLKYAAGFESATWDFTYDGVPEENASRLREACKRAMQKTQGLLGSCG